The stretch of DNA CGAATCGCCCGCTGTTAGATCGGGTCAGCGAAGAGTCGAACTCGCTGCGCAAGCAACTGGGAGAAACCGATCGGCATCGCTTGGATCAATATCTAGAGTCGGTTCGTTCGCTCGAAAAACGGCTGGAGATGGTCGAGTCGAAGTCACAGAATACCTGGAAGTCGAAGGTCGATTTCGCCAGCCGAACCGCGCCGGTCAGCGATCCGAAGAATCACGCCGAGCGAACCCGGTTGATGCTCGACATGATCGCTCTGGCGTTTGAAGCCGACATTACCCGCGTATGCACGTTCATGTTCGGCAACTCGGTCAGTTCGATCAACTTCGCGTTTCTGGATGGGGTCGAAGGCTCGCATCATGAGCTGTCGCATCACCAGGGGAAAGAAGAAAAACTGGCGCAGTACGAACTGATCGCCAAGTGGCACGTCGCCCAGTACGCCTATCTGCTCGAAAAGCTGAAGGCGACTCCGGAAGGGGAAAGCAATGTGCTCGACAATAGCGTCGTGCTGTTCGGCTCCGGCTTGCGCGACGGCAATTCGCACAACCCGCATGACTTGCCGCTGCTGGTCGGCGGCAATGCCGGCGGACGCTTGAAGCAGGGACAGCACATCGCCGCGACGCGCGACAATCCGATGTCGAACCTGCTGCTGACGATGTTGCAGGCGATCGGTTCGCCGGCTACCCACTTCGCCGACTCTTCCGGTCCGATTGAGGGTCTGCTCGCCTAGTCGAAGTCGGGCGTAGTTCTCTCTAGAAACGTGTGCGATAATTCAGCGACGCAGGCGACTGCGCTTGCGCGAGTTTCGCATACCAAGGATCCGGGGGAACGAGTCATGAGTGAAGTCGTCCATGCCTATGCCGCGCCGAAAGCGGGAGCGCCGCTGGAGCCGTTTGAATATGACGCCGGTCCGCTGGCGGACAACCAAGTCGAAGTCGCCGTTACGCATTGCGGCATCTGCCACTCCGATTTGTCGATGATCGAAAACGAGTGGGGCATGTCGGCCTTTCCGCTGGTGCCTGGTCATGAAGCGTCGGGCGCCATCGTCAAGATGGGCTCGCAGGTCAAAGGGCTGAAAATTGGCCAGCGGGTTGGCGTTGGTTGGCAGTCGGGCAGCTGCATGTCTTGTTCGCATTGCCTGGGCGGCGACCACAATCTTTGCTCCGATTCGGCGGCGACGATCGTTGGGCATCATGGCGGATTCGCCGATAAGGTTCGCTGCGATTGGCAGTTTGTGGTGCCGCTTCCTGACGCTCTCTCGGCAGCCGACGTGGGGCCGCTCTTCTGCGGCGGCGTGACCGTCTTCAACCCGATGTTGCAGTATGGCGTGCTGCCGACGCATCGGATCGGCGTCATCGGCATTGGCGGGCTGGGTCACATGGCGCTGCAGTTCGCCAACAAATGGGGCTGCGAGGTGACCGCGTTTACCTCGAGCGATTCCAAGCGAGAAGAAGCGAAGAAGTTGGGCGCTCACAACGTCGTCAATTCGCGCGACTCCGACGCGATGGGCAAGCTGAAAGGCTCGCTCGACTTTGTGCTGTCGACGGTCAACGTATCGCTCGATTGGCCGGTGATTCTGGATACCTTGGCGCCCAAGGGTAAGCTGCTGCTGGTCGGCGCGGTGCTCGATCCGATTCCTGTCTCAGCGATGGCGCTGATCATGCCGCAGCGTTCGATCGGCGGTTCGCCAATCGGCAGCCCCACGACGATCGCCAAGATGTTGGACTTTTGCGCCCGTCATGAGATCTCGCCGCAGATCGAGACGTTCCCCATGTCGAAGGTCAACGACGCCTTGGAGCACTTGAAGGCGGGGAAGGCCCGGTATCGCATCGTGTTGGAAAACGACCTTGCGGGCTAACGCCACGGCCGTCGACGGGATTGCGACAAGTTATCCCCAAACGAGCGTGGAAATAGGGAAAAAGCACACGCTCGCTTCACCGGCCGCTAACGATGACGGCCTATTTTGAAGAACGCATAAAAAAACGGATGTCGTCGGGACTGCATTCCGGCGACATCCGCTAATTTTTTGCGTGGAATGCTCGAGGCGTCGTTTCCCTTGCCTAGACGGACCGAAAAACGCGTACGTTCTCATTCACGCTTGACGAACTTTTTGGGTCGGGACGATTGCCCACAACTCCATTACGAGCATCCCAAGCTATTCCCGCAGTTACGGCAGACATAGCAAGTTCCGCTAGGAACCGTCAAGCTGCCGCAACGATCACAAATAGGAGCGTCTGAAGGCGAGTCCGCGCTGGGTCTTCCGAACTTACCTTGCTCAGCGAGCGATCGCTGAGCGGCTTCGATTCGATCGACGAGCCACGGCTGGCCCCCCTTTGTTTTGGCTATTTCCTGGTCAATTTGCGGCGCCGTGTTGGTCCCATCCACTGGGTCGGCATCCGCGTTCCTTGCCCTCGGGTGAAACGCCGGCAACTCCCTAGCCGGCGCGATTTCGCTCCTATCGGCCTTTCCCTGACCATGTTGACCGGCGTTCATCTTGGCGCCGGACCACTGCTGCAAATCATGCTTCGTTAACGACGCATCGTCTTCAGTTGGCGATGCGTCCGCAAGCTTCGTTTCCACGAAGCCGTTACCATACCCGCTCGGAAATCGTTTGGCTAGCCATTGGAAAATGTAATCGACCACGCTTGCGGCAATTGGCGTTTCTCTGCTTGACGTGACGCCCATCGGTTCGAACCGCACGTGCGAAAATTTGCGCGAAAGTACGTCAAGCGGAACGCCATACTGCAGCGCGATCGAACAAGCGATGCCAAAGCAATCGACCAGTCCGCCGATCGTACTTCCTTCCTTCGCCATCGTGATGAACAACTCGCCGGGGCGACCATCGGGATAGAGACCAACGGTCAAGTAACCTTCGTGTCCGGCGACGTTGAACTTGTGCGTCAGCGAGCGCCGCGTGTCGGGCAAATGTTCGCGACTTGGCTCTGGCGGACGTTCTACAGGCGACGCGCTCGTCCCGCTGGAAAGCGGTTGACTGCACTTGGAATTGTCGCGATAGATCGAAAGCGATTTGAGCCCCAGCTTCCAGCCCCAGACATACGCGTCGGCGATATCGTCTGGCGTGGCGTCCTCGGGCAGGTTGACCGTTTTGGAGATAGCGCCGGACAAAAACGGTTGCGCCGCGGCCATCATCGCCATATGCGCCTTCCACGCGATAAACCGTCCGCCCGGCTGGGCGGGAAACGCACAGTCGAACGCCGGCAGGTCGGTTTCGCGCAGCTCTGGCGTTCCTTCCAAGCAGCCTGTTTCGTGCAGGTGTTGCGTGATGGCGTCGACTTGCGGCGGCGAATAGCCGAGCGCGGTAAGGCCTTGTTGGACCGTCCGGTTGACCAACTGCAGCGATCCGCCGCCGGCCAGGCGTTTCGTCTTGATCAGGGCGAGTTCCGGTTCAATCCCGGTCGTGTCGCAGTCCATGAAGAAGCTGATCGTACCGGTCGGAGCCAGGACAGTCGCCTGGGCGTTGCGGTAGCCGTCACGCTGTCCGGCTGTCTGCACTTCGCTCCAGAGCGCCTTGGCGTATTGCAGCAGCGCAGTGGGCGCGTGTTGCACCTGATCGAGCGCCGCCGCGTGCTTATCGATAACGGCTAACATGGCGGCGCGATTGTCGGCAAAGCCGGCGAACGCGCCCCGAGCGGCGGCGATTTCGCTGCTGGTTCGTAGCGCCGCGCCTTGCAAGATCGCCGTGATGGCGGCGCACGTGCCGCGCGCCGAATCGCTGTCGTACGGCAGACCGCTGGCCATCAGCAGCGAACCAAGATTGGTGTAACCTAAACCAAGTGGGCGAAAGCGATGGCTGTTCTCGGCGATGGTTTGCGTGGGGTATCCGGCACGGTCGACCAAGATCTCTTGGGCGAGGAAAACGAGCCGACAGGCGGCCGCGAACCGAGGCGCGTCAAGCGAACCGTCGCCACAGCGAAACCGCATCAGGTTCAAGCTGGCCAAGTTGCACGCCGAGTCGTCCAGAAACATATATTCCGAACAGGGATTACTGGCGTTGATTCGGCCTGACTCGGGGCAAGTATGCCAGCGGTTGATCGTGGTGTCGTACTGCACGCCGGGGTCGCCGCATTGCCACGCCGACTCGGCCATTTGTCGCAGTAGGTCGCGGGCAGGGTAGGAGGGGCCTGCGTTTTCTGGCTTGGTGATCCAGTGCGTTCGCCACTCGGCATCTTGTTCTACCGCTTTCATGAACGCGTCGCTGATCCGCACTGAAAGGTTGGCGTTCTGGAAGAGGACCGAGTTGTACGCTTCGCCATTGAAGTCGGCGTCGTAACCTCCATGCTCGATCAAGATGCGGGCCTTCGCCTCTTCTTTCGCTTTGCACTGGATGAAGTCGAGAATGTCGGGATGTTCGACTTTCAGCGATTGCATCTTCGCGGCGCGACGCGTCTTGCCGCCTGATTTGACGACGCCGGCGACCTGGTCGTAGACCCGCATGAATGAGAGGGGCCCCGACGGTTTGCCGCCGCCTGAGAGAAGCTCGCGGCGCGAGCGAAGCGTCGACAGGTCGGTGCCGGAACCGCTGCCGTATTTGAACAACATCGCCTCCGAAGCGGCCAGCGACATGATCGACTGCATGTCGTCCTGCACCCCTTGGATAAAGCAGGCCGAAGCTTGTGGAAAGACGTAGGCGTCGGCGTCGCAGGTCGCCGCGCCAACCTCCGGATTCCACCGCCAGACCGCGCGATCGCCGGTGACGCCATAGGCCTGATTCAAGCCGACGTTGAACCAAACGGGCGAGTTAAACGCGGCGGCCTGATCGAGACAAAGCCAGGCCAGGTCGCGATAGAAGATCTCACCTCCCTCGGGGCTGAGATAACCGTCCGCAACGCCCCAGTCGGCGATCGTGCGCACGACCCGGTCAACCAGTTGGCGGAGACTATTTTCGCGTCCGGCCGTTCTTTGCTCGCCAAAGAAGTATTTACTGGCGACAATGTTGACGGCCGTCTGGCTCCAGTGCTCGGGAAACTCGACGCCCGGTTGCTCGAAGATCGCTGGTCCGTCCGCCGATGGAATGACCGCGTCGCGACGGACCCACGAGAACGCGTCGTACGGCGTCGCCGCCTCGGCCGGGCAGAAGCTGGCGGAGACCTTCAGCGGCGTCGGAATCTCGGTTTCTGGCGGTGTTGAGGGGCTTTGTGTCGGACGAATCATAAGTGGCTCCATGTTCAATATGTGGTGTTTTTGGTGGTTTGGCAACACAATATGTAGTGTATTTGGCGATTTGGACCCGGTTTCGAGTTGTTTGGGTAAGTGGGGTAGGCGTGTCAGACCCAATGGATGCCAACGAATCAGCGACGGCTGATCCATTTCCGCAGGTTACACAAGTGGCGTCGTGACGATTGGCCTTGTCGATTGCGCTGATGGCGGCCGTCTGGGGGCTGCTTTTCTTGGTCGCTTGGCTGGCTCGACCCGGTTTAGTGATCGGGATCCTGTTGATCTACGCCGGCTCATTTGCGTCGATTAGCCTGATGGGAGTGCTGGTGGCGCTGCCGATGCTCTCGCTGGCGATTCGTTTGCCGGTCAGCCTGGCGATGTTGTTGGCGACATCGTTCATTACCCTCTATTTCTGGGAGACGCTTTCGGGGAACGATCTTCATTTGTGGCTGCTGCTCATTTCACTGCAGTACACCTTGGTCGCGTTTGCCAGTGCAATCGTTGCGCAGTTCTCCTGTGCTGCTGCGATAAGAAAGCGGCACTTTTCGCTGCTAACGCTGATCTTGGTCGTGACGGCGGTGGGGGTCGGAATGGGGATCGTGCGAGGCGTCGCGGCGACGCTCGACGTTGGTTGGGAGGATTGGGCCAACAGCCGGGCGGCCAGCTTCTCCACGGTCGCCCTGATGAACGCCGTGGCGGTGATTGGTCCACTGCAGGCGCTGGCGCTACGTCGCAGGGCGCTGCGGATCTTGCTGCTGGTCGCCGGATTGCCGCAGTCGATCTTGATGTCGCTGGGGATTCTTTGGCTGCACGACTGGCTGGTCCCCAACGAGAACGTGATGGAATACTGGGATGCCGTCCTCTTCGTCGGCGTTCAGGCGGCCGCCGTTTCGCTGACCTTGGCGCCAATTACGCTGGCGCCAACCAGATCGCCGCTTCAAAAAACGCCGCCTCCGGCAGCTGACGTGTTACAACAAGAGCCATGATTAGCACCGAGTTTGTTGACGAAGAGATGGAACCAGCCGCTCCGCCGGCTGAAATCGACCCGCGCGCCGAGGCGATCACGCTGAAGCTTTGTTGGGGGCTCTTTCTACAGGCGTTGGCGATCGGACTGGTTTGCGTCAGTTCGGTCGGTTTGCATTTTCAGGGCCTGGATCGACTGGTGATGACGTTCGCCGCGATCAGTTCGCTGGCCAATTTCGCCGGGATCGTGTTGTCGCTTGCGGGGATTTCGTGGCGAAGGCGGTACGGTTTCAGTGCGTTTGCGATGGCGACAGCGGCTGTCTTTTTTTGCTTTGGGGTCTACACCGAGACGGGTGCTTTCACGTTTCAAATGACGTATGTTTTTGTGTCGCTCCTGTTGCAGGCGACGCTGATCGCCGTCTTGGCCGGGACAGTGGGACTTCTGTTTTCGCTGATTCGCCGAGATCGGACCGAGCCGCGATCGCATTTCTCGCTGTTGACGCTGATGGCGATCGTCTCGATCGTCGCGTTATTGTCGGCGGGCGCCAGGCCGTTGTTCGTCCGCATGCGCTGGACCAGTTACGAGACGGTCACCCACGGCGCTACCATCTTTGTCATTCTCTGCGGCGGCGGGGCTCTGGCGGGACTGGCGCCGTCGCTGGCGATCCAGTGGCGATCGCGGCCGATGCGCTGGTTGGTGGTGTTCGTCGGTCTGGCGGCGACGCTGGGCGTTGGATACTTGTGTCAGATGACCCTTGTGTGGGCGACGTCGGGCCGAGTCGGAATAACGACGTGGGACTGGAACTTTTGCCTGGTGATTCAACTGGCCCTGACGACGATTGGGTTTGGGCCACTGTTGTTTGGCGGTGCAGGAGGCGCTCTGTCCACCAAGAGGCAAAACTGGCGGTATGCGATCGCCATTGGTCTACTGGTGGCTGCGGTGTTCGTGTTGTGCATGCTTATCGACCCGATGGACCTGGGCGCGTACGTCTATTTCCCGCTGGCCAGAACAATGACGCTCGCGACTGTCAGCCTGTTGGCGATATTGGCGACTACCGATGCAGGCGAGCATTGGCGACGCGTGCTTGTAAGCGTCGCACTCGCGATACTTTGGTTGTTCGTCGTCGAACGGATGGTGGGTGAGCCCAACCGTTTGTTTCTGGGGCAACACTGGTTTCCGCTGGCCATACTTCAGTTCTTACTGACGGTGGCGGTGCATCACGGGATGCGAGCCGTTGTGCGAAACGAAGCCATGACCGACTTTCGGTATCGGATGCGAGTTTGGTTTTTCCTCTTCGCGGTGATTTTGTTTTTGGGGAGCCTCGTCGAGATGAGTCAATTCTGGTTTTCGATTTACCCCAGAATGGCGCTGCTGGCGACGATCGGCGCGATCCTACCGATGGTCGCGTTCGATACGCCCAACCCACGGATCCGCCGGTTGGCCCTGTTTGCGACGGTCCCGACGGCGTTGTTGTTGGCATGTGTTAATAACGCTCTGTATGAGTTGCCGACCAAGCAATACCTGGCGCCGGGAATCGCCGACAAAAAGATCATCGCGTCGGCGGTGATTGGGCAAGCGGTGATCTTGACGATTGCGATCTTGCCGCTGATTTGGACGCCAGAGCGGGTGGAAGAGGAAGGTGAGCAACACGGGGCTTCCGACGAGGTCATCAGCCAAGCTTAAGAGGCGGGAGTTTCCTCAAAAAGCGCCAGACTCGCCGTAAACCCATGCATAAAATTCTGCCCGCCGATCGGGCCGATCTCTCCCATCGCAAAGATCCCGGCCGCCGGGATGTCGCCGCAGGCCGCTTGGACGCAGGCGGCGTCGTGGTCGGGCGTGGAGAAAAGTCGGGTGCCGCGGCCGTTGCAGGTGAAGACCAACGCGCCCAGCGGCGTGCCGGGCGCTTCTTTCGCCAATAGTTGTTTCAGGTCGGCGTCGGCCGAGTGTTCGTCGCGAACGTGGAATTGGATTGTTTGTCCGGGGCGGACATAGTCGCCGACCGAGATCCCGCCGCTCTCTTGGTTGACGCCGATCACGTTGCGGACGATGAAGTCGCCCGGCTCGAACTTGTCGCGATATTCGTCGACCACTTGGCCAATCTGCAGGCCTTGGTTGACCAGCTGCTGATCGCTGGTCGGCAGGGTAGCGAAGATCTCGCGGATCACGTCGAGCGGCGGGCGGCCGCCCAGCAGATGGATTTCGTTTCGCTCGCTCTTGGTGATCACCATCGGCTGTCCGATCGGGCGGCAACCTTGCGACACGACGGTGCGAATCCGCACGGCGCCATGCAGGTAGATCGCGGTCGCGCCCGTTTTTTTGACCTCCGCGCCATGAATCAGCAGGTTCTCGCCGGGGGCGTGTCCGCCGCTCGCCATGCCGCCGATGATCGGTACGCCGGGCTGGTCTTCGTTCATCCGGGCAAGCAGCGCGTCGGCCGGAAAGCTGAACGGTTCGCCCAGCAGGATCAGCGACGCGTCGCTGGGCCACTGCAGCGGCAGATCGCCATTCCAGCCGGTGAACGATCCGCCATCGGGCGTGCGCTGGAACTCGAGATGCATCGGCGTGATCTCGACGCCGGGCAAGTGAGCCAGCCAGAGCGAGATCGCCGGGGCATGTTCGATCTCTTGACCGACGCCGACGATCGCTTCGCCAGTGCTGCCGAACAGGTTTTCAGTACCCAGCAGGTTGCAGAGCTGCGCAGCGATCGTCTCAAGGTGCTCGGCAT from Blastopirellula retiformator encodes:
- a CDS encoding DUF1552 domain-containing protein, producing MKTPRINRRTMLRGAGAAALALPWLEAMGPAFAGDAGQETPRRFAALFFPNGVRQEVWTPKEQGAGYSLPRQLEPLAGIKDDVSVVSGLWHEATNTGDGHYVKDAAWLTGATITKTTGVNLNSGGISADQVAADLLSKYTPLPSMELGTEPVSSGVDGTVGYTRVYGSHVSWRTPTQPLAKEINPRLAFDRMTMIASGKSDGRSNRPLLDRVSEESNSLRKQLGETDRHRLDQYLESVRSLEKRLEMVESKSQNTWKSKVDFASRTAPVSDPKNHAERTRLMLDMIALAFEADITRVCTFMFGNSVSSINFAFLDGVEGSHHELSHHQGKEEKLAQYELIAKWHVAQYAYLLEKLKATPEGESNVLDNSVVLFGSGLRDGNSHNPHDLPLLVGGNAGGRLKQGQHIAATRDNPMSNLLLTMLQAIGSPATHFADSSGPIEGLLA
- the ahr gene encoding NADPH-dependent aldehyde reductase Ahr → MSEVVHAYAAPKAGAPLEPFEYDAGPLADNQVEVAVTHCGICHSDLSMIENEWGMSAFPLVPGHEASGAIVKMGSQVKGLKIGQRVGVGWQSGSCMSCSHCLGGDHNLCSDSAATIVGHHGGFADKVRCDWQFVVPLPDALSAADVGPLFCGGVTVFNPMLQYGVLPTHRIGVIGIGGLGHMALQFANKWGCEVTAFTSSDSKREEAKKLGAHNVVNSRDSDAMGKLKGSLDFVLSTVNVSLDWPVILDTLAPKGKLLLVGAVLDPIPVSAMALIMPQRSIGGSPIGSPTTIAKMLDFCARHEISPQIETFPMSKVNDALEHLKAGKARYRIVLENDLAG
- a CDS encoding vitamin B12-dependent ribonucleotide reductase; amino-acid sequence: MIRPTQSPSTPPETEIPTPLKVSASFCPAEAATPYDAFSWVRRDAVIPSADGPAIFEQPGVEFPEHWSQTAVNIVASKYFFGEQRTAGRENSLRQLVDRVVRTIADWGVADGYLSPEGGEIFYRDLAWLCLDQAAAFNSPVWFNVGLNQAYGVTGDRAVWRWNPEVGAATCDADAYVFPQASACFIQGVQDDMQSIMSLAASEAMLFKYGSGSGTDLSTLRSRRELLSGGGKPSGPLSFMRVYDQVAGVVKSGGKTRRAAKMQSLKVEHPDILDFIQCKAKEEAKARILIEHGGYDADFNGEAYNSVLFQNANLSVRISDAFMKAVEQDAEWRTHWITKPENAGPSYPARDLLRQMAESAWQCGDPGVQYDTTINRWHTCPESGRINASNPCSEYMFLDDSACNLASLNLMRFRCGDGSLDAPRFAAACRLVFLAQEILVDRAGYPTQTIAENSHRFRPLGLGYTNLGSLLMASGLPYDSDSARGTCAAITAILQGAALRTSSEIAAARGAFAGFADNRAAMLAVIDKHAAALDQVQHAPTALLQYAKALWSEVQTAGQRDGYRNAQATVLAPTGTISFFMDCDTTGIEPELALIKTKRLAGGGSLQLVNRTVQQGLTALGYSPPQVDAITQHLHETGCLEGTPELRETDLPAFDCAFPAQPGGRFIAWKAHMAMMAAAQPFLSGAISKTVNLPEDATPDDIADAYVWGWKLGLKSLSIYRDNSKCSQPLSSGTSASPVERPPEPSREHLPDTRRSLTHKFNVAGHEGYLTVGLYPDGRPGELFITMAKEGSTIGGLVDCFGIACSIALQYGVPLDVLSRKFSHVRFEPMGVTSSRETPIAASVVDYIFQWLAKRFPSGYGNGFVETKLADASPTEDDASLTKHDLQQWSGAKMNAGQHGQGKADRSEIAPARELPAFHPRARNADADPVDGTNTAPQIDQEIAKTKGGQPWLVDRIEAAQRSLAEQGKFGRPSADSPSDAPICDRCGSLTVPSGTCYVCRNCGNSLGCS
- a CDS encoding DUF2339 domain-containing protein, whose amino-acid sequence is MISTEFVDEEMEPAAPPAEIDPRAEAITLKLCWGLFLQALAIGLVCVSSVGLHFQGLDRLVMTFAAISSLANFAGIVLSLAGISWRRRYGFSAFAMATAAVFFCFGVYTETGAFTFQMTYVFVSLLLQATLIAVLAGTVGLLFSLIRRDRTEPRSHFSLLTLMAIVSIVALLSAGARPLFVRMRWTSYETVTHGATIFVILCGGGALAGLAPSLAIQWRSRPMRWLVVFVGLAATLGVGYLCQMTLVWATSGRVGITTWDWNFCLVIQLALTTIGFGPLLFGGAGGALSTKRQNWRYAIAIGLLVAAVFVLCMLIDPMDLGAYVYFPLARTMTLATVSLLAILATTDAGEHWRRVLVSVALAILWLFVVERMVGEPNRLFLGQHWFPLAILQFLLTVAVHHGMRAVVRNEAMTDFRYRMRVWFFLFAVILFLGSLVEMSQFWFSIYPRMALLATIGAILPMVAFDTPNPRIRRLALFATVPTALLLACVNNALYELPTKQYLAPGIADKKIIASAVIGQAVILTIAILPLIWTPERVEEEGEQHGASDEVISQA
- a CDS encoding FIST signal transduction protein, which gives rise to MTTSKPKFAAALSTHDTTEEAIAEVARKALDQLSAPVDLAFVFVSPQHAEHLETIAAQLCNLLGTENLFGSTGEAIVGVGQEIEHAPAISLWLAHLPGVEITPMHLEFQRTPDGGSFTGWNGDLPLQWPSDASLILLGEPFSFPADALLARMNEDQPGVPIIGGMASGGHAPGENLLIHGAEVKKTGATAIYLHGAVRIRTVVSQGCRPIGQPMVITKSERNEIHLLGGRPPLDVIREIFATLPTSDQQLVNQGLQIGQVVDEYRDKFEPGDFIVRNVIGVNQESGGISVGDYVRPGQTIQFHVRDEHSADADLKQLLAKEAPGTPLGALVFTCNGRGTRLFSTPDHDAACVQAACGDIPAAGIFAMGEIGPIGGQNFMHGFTASLALFEETPAS